The Betta splendens chromosome 4, fBetSpl5.4, whole genome shotgun sequence genome contains a region encoding:
- the clcc1 gene encoding chloride channel CLIC-like protein 1 isoform X5, translating into MGLTISAQRHSQPTSPSDSSDVFYDAKIKVSQQSMREIRTLLEGEDNWRTGALDNAISQILIDLKPHDYEAWRWRFEDTFGVEIDTLIKITLFILLVVAVICTQLWSVVSWFVQFKRLFAFCFFVSIIWNWFYLYKIAFAEHQNNMVKMDGINEKCTGVKKIDWIDNLSEWYRSTWTLQDDPCKKYHEAILVNPILLVPPTKAISVTITTFITEPLKHLGQGISEFLRALLKDLPVTLQIPVLLTIVLSILVFMYGSVQAAFQHGITAPLRRHRRDPPAPQLEEPQPPLQRIEGQAPLAVGDAPQQAQLNEANDPRLQRNQVHQRRVHRPVFVENIGNGTGAYSEDEMDAAQREAQQTDSAMSDPETQQGPAEASGGNGAVQTRTKPTESKSAQSKKKPLNVKNSSQDEASKEDAASRPQPAARRPSQNDVEDVGTSSEDKTPFESVPVQETCPVE; encoded by the exons ATGGGCTTGACCATATCTGCTCAGAGACACAGCCAACCAACCTCG CCCAGTGACTCGTCAGATGTCTTCTATGATGCCAAAATCAAAGTGTCCCAACAATCCATGAGAGAGATTCGGACACTTTTGGAAGGTGAAGACAACTGGAGGACGGGAGCTCTGGACAACGCCATCAGCCAGATTCTGATCGATCTTAAACCACATGATTATGAGGCCTGGAGGTGGCGTTTTGAAGACACCTTTGGTGTGGAGATTGACACACTGATAAAA ATCACACTGTTTATACTGCTTGTTGTAGCCGTCATCTGCACTCAGCTGTGGTCAGTCGTGTCCTGGTTTGTGCAGTTCAAAAGACTGTTTGCATTCTGCTTCTTCGTCAGTATTATCTGGAACTGGTTTTATTTGTACAAG atCGCCTTTGCTGAACACCAAAATAACATGGTGAAGATGGATGGTATCAATGAAAAATGCACTGGAGTGAAGAAAATTGACTGGATTGATAATCTAAGTG AGTGGTACAGAAGCACTTGGACTCTTCAGGATGACCCTTGTAAGAAGTACCATGAAGCCATACTAGTCAATCCCATTCTTCTAGTTCCTCCAACCAAG GCCATCTCAGTTACCATCACCACCTTCATCACAGAGCCGCTGAAGCACCTTGGCCAAGGGATTAGTGAGTTTCTTCGAGCCCTCCTCAAAGATCTACCTGTGACCTTACAGATCCCCGTTCTATTAACTATCGTACTCTCTATTTTG GTGTTCATGTATGGAAGCGTTCAGGCAGCCTTCCAGCACGGCATCACTGCTCCTCTACGGCGCCACCGGAGGGATCCACCTGCTCCACAACTGGAAGAACCGCAGCCTCCGCTCCAGAGAATTGAGGGCCAGGCTCCCTTAGCAGTAGGAGATGCACCACAACAAGCTCAATTGAATGAAGCCAATGATCCCAGATTACAGAGGAACCAGGTTCATCAAAGACGAGTCCACAGGCCTGTATTTGTTGAAAATATAGGAAATGGCACTGGTGCTTATAGTGAGGATGAGATGGATGCTGCACAGCGCGAGGCTCAGCAGACTGACTCTGCAATGTCAGACCCAGAGACCCAGCAGGGCCCAGCTGAAGCAAGTGGTGGCAATGGTGCTGTCCAAACGAGAACTAAACCCACTGAATCAAAATCAGCTCAGTCAAAGAAAAAACCTTTGAACGTGAAGAACAGTTCACAAGATGAAGCCAGCAAAGAGGATGCAGCATCCAGACCTCAGCCAGCAGCAAGACGGCCTTCGCAGAATGATGTTGAG